In the Wyeomyia smithii strain HCP4-BCI-WySm-NY-G18 chromosome 2, ASM2978416v1, whole genome shotgun sequence genome, one interval contains:
- the LOC129721954 gene encoding zinc finger protein 60-like, whose translation MQSNIYSEDPLFSYWNEFDGGGPNPYPILPQMPSQPTIGTQYENFNLLPPPPVGLACPAGLMDPAACPNPLMGPVPRAYVRFPPTLALAQCGPQPQQLSGISLPSPPFTFQPHPPQQQYPIVAPPPSGPLSAENLERNHLNDMGQMEEVVVKNGQVFHISFLDEPAESGASAIPRPNSGDTESEESQSRDWINYDELPLLQNVCGGETENGTYKCGICGKELKSALNLYVHEQTHKTTRLDCKICGKRFNRIGKLEHHVSKHHPDESNAACSKSSPSGTPVLSDFSNYCVECEEFFGSSDELQNHMEVNHRLIDDSQCPKNALKKSVGCPYCNESFEWPCLLKTHMTKHTGEKPFICERCNVSFRFVQSFYRHNRRVHGREK comes from the coding sequence ATGCAGTCAAATATTTATTCTGAAGATCCTCTATTCAGTTATTGGAATGAGTTCGACGGCGGTGGGCCAAATCCTTATCCAATTTTGCCACAAATGCCATCGCAGCCTACGATAGGAACACAATACGAAAACTTCAATTTGCTTCCCCCGCCACCAGTAGGACTAGCATGTCCAGCAGGGCTGATGGATCCAGCTGCCTGTCCAAACCCATTGATGGGACCAGTTCCGCGTGCTTATGTGCGCTTTCCTCCAACGTTGGCACTAGCGCAATGTGGACCACAGCCCCAACAGCTTTCAGGCATTAGTCTACCATCACCTCCATTCACTTTTCAACCGCATCCACCTCAACAGCAATATCCAATCGTTGCACCACCACCTTCAGGCCCGTTGTCCGCAGAAAATCTCGAGCGAAACCATCTGAACGATATGGGTCAAATGGAAGAGGTGGTAGTGAAAAATGGACAAGTATTTCACATAAGCTTTCTAGACGAACCCGCAGAATCAGGGGCTTCTGCCATCCCTAGGCCTAACAGTGGTGATACTGAAAGCGAGGAGAGTCAGTCTAGGGATTGGATTAATTACGATGAGCTGCCGCTGTTACAAAATGTTTGTGGAGGCGAAACAGAGAATGGTACTTATAAGTGTGGAATATGTGGAAAGGAATTGAAGTCGGCTTTGAATTTATACGTTCAtgaacaaacacacaaaactaCGCGATTGGATTGTAAAATTTGCGGCAAAAGATTCAATAGAATCGGGAAACTAGAGCACCACGTTAGTAAACATCATCCCGATGAGTCTAATGCAGCATGCAGCAAAAGCAGTCCTTCGGGCACACCGGTTTTGAGCGATTTCAGCAACTACTGCGTGGAATGCGAGGAATTTTTTGGCAGCTCTGATGAGCTGCAAAATCATATGGAGGTGAACCATCGACTTATCGACGATTCACAATGTCCCAAAAACGCGTTAAAAAAATCGGTTGGCTGTCCGTATTGCAATGAATCGTTCGAATGGCCTTGCCTACTAAAAACGCACATGACAAAGCACACCGGTGAGAAGCCGTTTATCTGCGAACGATGCAATGTGTCGTTTAGGTTTGTGCAGAGTTTCTACCGACACAACAGACGGGTTCACGgacgtgaaaaataa